The proteins below are encoded in one region of Kazachstania africana CBS 2517 chromosome 6, complete genome:
- the MAF1 gene encoding RNA polymerase III-inhibiting protein MAF1 (similar to Saccharomyces cerevisiae MAF1 (YDR005C); ancestral locus Anc_3.197), producing MKFIDELDIERVNQTLNFETSDCKITGSCDIFTTKPVASDKKLYKTIDHHLETILQENESYKAALQQQKISNEGSDVLGSPASESSDHNRRDSVSFWEQKRRMSITEPFNSNANNNSFNNLNGQYFKSSKLNEQNLKELVMSSDSGHMSPSSVESLPHDRKMSRTSSSSTIKSNKQKSHSLSQARRPSLNDSNLKINIGPFGPINEPASRRTFAYLIAILNASYPDHDFSLLEPNDFTRSSLKSFISKFENSLYSLGKQPEEVVWDVINSHMTLADCKVYLYNPAKSFLEDEPGYLWSIMGFLFNKKRKRVAFIYLICSRLKNTMSNGISVDFENYDFSANPKRKLVIDYDDPLENEYDLTNDENAIVDESDDEFLIN from the coding sequence ATGAAGTTTATTGACGAACTTGACATAGAAAGAGTCAACCAAACTCTGAACTTCGAAACTAGTGACTGTAAAATCACGGGAAGTTGTGATATATTCACAACAAAACCAGTAGCATCTGACAAAAAGTTGTACAAAACTATTGACCACCATTTGGAAACTATTCTACAGGAAAACGAAAGTTATAAGGCTGCTCTCCAACAGCAAAAGATATCAAATGAAGGTAGTGATGTTTTGGGTTCACCTGCCTCCGAAAGTTCCGACCATAATCGTAGAGATAGCGTTTCATTTTGGGAGCAGAAAAGGAGGATGTCCATAACGGAGCCTTTCAATTCAAACGCTAACAACAACAGTTTTAATAATCTTAATGGTCAATACTTCAAAAGTTCCAAATtaaatgaacaaaatttgaaagaactAGTCATGAGCTCTGATTCAGGGCACATGAGCCCCTCTTCAGTAGAGTCGCTTCCACATGATCGCAAAATGAGCAGAACTAGTAGTTCAAGTACAATTAAAAGcaataaacaaaaatctCATTCATTATCCCAAGCCAGGAGACCGTCCTTAAATGACTCTAACTTGAAAATTAACATAGGTCCTTTCGGTCCGATTAATGAACCTGCTAGTAGAAGGACTTTTGCATATCTTATTGCAATATTAAACGCATCTTATCCTGATCATGACTTTTCACTTTTGGAGCCGAATGACTTTACAAGAagttctttgaaatctttcATTTCGAAGTTCGAGAATTCATTGTATAGCTTGGGCAAGCAACCGGAAGAAGTAGTTTGGGATGTAATAAACTCGCATATGACTTTAGCTGACTGTAAGGTATATCTCTATAATCCAgcaaaatcatttttggAAGACGAACCCGGCTATCTTTGGAGTATAATGGGATTTTTATTCaacaagaaaaggaaaagggTAGCATTTATTTACCTCATTTGCTCGAGGCTGAAAAATACTATGTCAAATGGAATCAGTgtagattttgaaaactatGATTTTAGTGCTAATCCTAAGAGAAAATTAGTTATCGATTATGATGACCCACTTGAAAATGAGTATGATCTTACAAACGATGAAAATGCAATAGTTGATGAAtcagatgatgaatttcTCATCAACTGA
- the KAFR0F02590 gene encoding uncharacterized protein (similar to Saccharomyces cerevisiae MDV1 (YJL112W) and CAF4 (YKR036C); ancestral locus Anc_1.247) has product MSSNDHVSHLSEALSLTASALITSQDLDECLLDSTSTYKKMLYQTIKRTISPSIFNSFRDTSHFNNNKYECFQDICNPKGGKGYFKNKIMNNRSTFRLLSMISSEQLNYLSTDERINDFETQSITDGNYGDYKVSLFQGFSSTMKQVSSTHPDCPEKVLTFLKKKTFQFNNASHPIRNNNMHIDFLLNMTARPYSIKYQTSKKEAIEWKLGLLEVDKKTTAREINDIDLKIGQLQLKRKIMVNKVAGLEKQQSFLGHENMITSDSIEVLGEKNAEFDVNMENEVVSQSKSVPFVATNSLYENSLCGDGGDVTPSLWNLQSSNKTSFRGCTSVVDWISSENDNQHERLQSFFRYGNRKWKVSPTLQQYYNQGENISSINNAHNNPISSFDFDLPFGILCTSALSEKVIKMWDLSKARQIGAMEDHLRAVNCLQMDARFNMVISGSKDNTLRLWDLNLALDLFHCEDAEEKIKQSPCVFVFEAHIDEVTALSINSSHLVSGSQDRTIRNWDLHQGRCTQTFDLNFPSLLKSNVAPSSRRSRDKQNMLSFPNYSPPVVGALQIYDVALATGTRDGIVRLWDLRSGEVIRSLDGHTDAITSLKFDKYNIITGSIDKTVRIWDLRTGLSVDTLVFESPVSGLDFDVEKVVIANGGNAVKIYDRRERKQWTYETSSETVSQVNTVKYKDSYMIDGRNDGSVNIWAM; this is encoded by the coding sequence ATGTCAAGTAATGATCATGTGTCACACTTGAGCGAAGCATTATCGTTAACCGCATCTGCACTCATCACCTCTCAGGATCTTGACGAATGCTTACTCGACTCCACTAGCACATATAAGAAGATGTTATATCAGACCATCAAGCGAACAATATCACCATCTATCTTCAATAGTTTTAGAGATACTTCACATtttaacaataataaatatgagtgctttcaagatatttgtAATCCTAAAGGTGGTAAGGGATATTTTAAAAACAAGATAATGAACAACAGAAGCACATTCAGGCTATTGAGTATGATAAGTAGTGAGCAATTGAATTATCTTTCTACAGATGAAAGAATAAATGATTTCGAGACACAATCCATAACTGATGGCAACTATGGAGATTACAAGGTATCATTATTCCAAGGGTTTTCCTCAACAATGAAACAGGTGAGCAGTACTCATCCAGATTGTCCAGAAAAGGTATTGACTTTtcttaaaaagaaaacgtttcaattcaataatgcGTCACATCCCataagaaataataatatgcATATTGACTTCCTACTGAATATGACAGCGAGACcatattcaataaaatatcagaCAAGCAAGAAAGAGGCAATAGAGTGGAAACTGGGCTTACTTGAAGTGGACAAAAAAACGACTGCAAGAGAGATCAATGACAtcgatttgaaaattgggCAACTACAGCtcaaaaggaaaataaTGGTCAATAAGGTGGCAGGTTTGGAAAAACAACAATCTTTTTTGGGACACGAAAATATGATTACGTCTGACAGCATAGAAGTTCTTGGGGAAAAAAATGCGGAATTTGATGTTAATATGGAGAACGAAGTCGTTTCGCAGTCCAAATCGGTTCCTTTCGTAGCTACCAATAGTCTTTatgaaaattctttatGCGGCGATGGCGGCGACGTCACTCCAAGCTTATGGAACTTGCAGTCATCGAACAAAACCTCTTTTCGAGGTTGTACTTCGGTAGTCGATTGGATCTCTTCTGAGAACGATAATCAGCATGAACGGCTACAATCATTCTTCCGTTATGGTAACAGAAAATGGAAAGTATCGCCAACATTACAACAGTATTATAACCAAGGGGAGAATATCAGCTCTATTAACAATGCTCATAATAACCCCATCAGCAGTTTTGACTTCGACCTCCCCTTTGGTATCTTATGTACGTCTGCTTTGTCAGAAAAGGTAATAAAAATGTGGGACTTGTCTAAAGCCAGACAAATTGGGGCTATGGAAGATCATTTGAGAGCCGTTAATTGTTTGCAAATGGACGCTAGATTCAATATGGTAATTTCAGGAAGTAAAGACAATACATTGAGATTATGGGATTTGAATTTGGCATTAGATTTGTTTCATTGTGAAGATGCagaggaaaaaattaagCAATCTCCCTGTGTATTTGTATTCGAAGCTCACATTGACGAAGTCACTGcattatcaattaattCGTCACATTTGGTGAGTGGCTCACAAGATAGGACCATAAGAAATTGGGACCTACATCAAGGTAGATGTACTCAAACCTTTGACCTCAATTTCCCATCGCTATTGAAATCCAACGTCGCTCCATCTTCTCGACGATCTCGGGATAAACAAAATATGCTTTCATTTCCTAATTACTCACCACCAGTAGTGGGGGCCCTACAGATTTATGACGTAGCTCTTGCTACTGGGACAAGAGATGGAATTGTTAGACTATGGGACCTCCGATCAGGTGAAGTAATCAGATCTCTCGATGGCCATACTGATGCCATAACATCactaaaatttgataaatataacATAATAACCGGTTCCATTGATAAAACTGTTCGAATTTGGGATTTACGGACAGGATTATCGGTTGACACTCTTGTATTTGAGTCGCCTGTTTCAGGCCTGGACTTTGATGTAGAAAAAGTTGTTATAGCTAATGGCGGCAATGCCGTTAAAATATATGATAGAAGGGAACGAAAGCAATGGACGTATGAGACAAGTTCTGAGACGGTTTCCCAGGTAAACACAGTCAAATATAAGGACTCTTATATGATTGATGGAAGAAATGATGGTAGCGTCAATATTTGGGCAATGTGA
- the ASF1 gene encoding nucleosome assembly factor ASF1 (similar to Saccharomyces cerevisiae ASF1 (YJL115W); ancestral locus Anc_1.242) has protein sequence MSIVSLLGIKVLNNPAKFTDPYEFEITFECLESLKNDLEWKLTYVGSSRSNEHDQELDSILVGPVPVGVNKFVFSADPPSAELIPASELVSVTVILLSCSYDGREFVRVGYYVNNEYDSEELRENPPAKVEVDHIVRNILAEKPRVTRFNIVWDNENEADLYPPEQPDVDEEEEEEEEEEEDEEQDEEQDGDGDDDEAEDQEDEEEDDQGGEDDDDANEIDLEDATDGEDIEESEEEEEEEEAVGDVDVDSNAIKRRKLDKEEAHNDDLPPTPQDTTSPIKKI, from the coding sequence ATGTCTATAGTCTCCCTTTTGGGTATAAAAGTGCTGAATAATCCAGCAAAGTTTACAGATCCATacgaatttgaaataaccTTCGAATGTTTAGAATCGTTGAAAAATGACTTAGAGTGGAAATTAACGTACGTTGGTTCATCAAGATCTAATGAACACGATCAAGAATTAGATTCAATCTTAGTCGGGCCAGTTCCCGTAGGTGTTAATAAGTTTGTCTTCTCAGCTGATCCTCCTTCAGCTGAATTAATTCCTGCTTCAGAATTAGTTAGTGTAACTGTTATATTACTAAGCTGTTCCTATGACGGTAGAGAATTCGTAAGAGTAGGATACTATgttaataatgaatatGATAGTGAGGAATTGAGAGAAAATCCGCCTGCAAAAGTAGAAGTCGATCATATCGTTAGAAATATACTAGCGGAGAAACCAAGAGTGACGAGATTCAACATTGTATGggataatgaaaatgaggCTGATTTATATCCACCCGAGCAGCCAGATGTAGAcgaagaagaggaggaggaagaagaggaggaagagGATGAGGAGCAGGATGAAGAGCAGGACGGCGATGgtgatgacgatgaagcagaagatcaagaagacgaggaagaagatgatcAAGGGGgagaagatgatgacgatgcCAATGAAATAGATCTTGAGGATGCCACCGATGGCGAAGATATAGAAGAAAGTgaggaggaggaagaagaagaggaagcagTTGGAGATGTTGATGTAGATTCCAATGCTatcaagagaagaaaattggataaagaagaagcacATAATGATGATCTACCACCAACTCCTCAAGACACTACGTCTcctatcaaaaaaatataa
- the RSC58 gene encoding Rsc58p (similar to Saccharomyces cerevisiae RSC58 (YLR033W); ancestral locus Anc_2.408), with the protein MDANALLNDILIILQAASAKCKVTDEKFPSTFFESDPEKIYDSYVKFIKKSIDSEGEIKNEDRLKLTTINDKFQNNEYRSEKNGFYRLFHDVKLVCTMLIHFYSPGTRNYQMVDKFYKFSTELILRECYRLGVQTFKNDEITDETNIANEDDDETELGDAISNDFIKISTNYKVPIKKTYHIKTRDTDLFSSIITRSSLDKRPVELPNSNFEINNVIPQTNLFEEAPKLGFVAANTSNIPDPTLPPTDMMNKFLHPNWYALPTTTWLEYGDYKSWAPSFNENGTVLDSTARGLIWLQKIGYTNILNKENEKVKKQGEEDEEEQKGGIKEQKGEKKVEAKDQREGEVITEDSVITNESNSGASENEISTPNDIKLENLFEWTPGSFIDDDEKEAFKNGTHNKLVDSILLKIKRLRKDRVQNKITKPSIEEKKMYFKVKRLLREVLLQKQISKLPMNHSKLLPVLQANYNGTIPVVRATTGRKRKYNKNK; encoded by the coding sequence ATGGATGCCAACGCTCTATTGAATGATATATTGATAATCTTACAGGCTGCCTCAGCTAAATGTAAGGTTACCGATGAAAAGTTTCCATCGACTTTTTTTGAATCCGATCCTGAAAAGATATATGATTCTTACGTCAAGTTTATAAAGAAATCCATTGATAGTGAAggtgaaattaaaaatgagGATAGATTAAAATTAACAACgataaatgataaatttcaaaataatgagtACCgaagtgaaaaaaatggattttATAGACTTTTCCATGATGTTAAATTGGTTTGCACTATGTTAATCCATTTTTATTCTCCAGGAACGAGGAATTATCAAATGGTTGacaaattttacaaattttcaacAGAGCTTATATTGAGAGAATGCTACAGATTGGGAGttcaaactttcaaaaacgATGAAATCACTGATGAAACAAATATTgctaatgaagatgatgatgaaaccGAATTAGGTGATGCTATAAGtaatgattttatcaaaatttcaacgAATTATAAAGTTCCAATTAAAAAAACGTACCATATAAAGACTAGAGATactgatttattttcatctataATTACAAGATCATCCTTAGATAAGAGACCAGTTGAACttccaaattcaaatttcgaaatcaataatgtcATACCACAAACAAATCTTTTCGAAGAAGCTCCAAAATTAGGGTTTGTTGCAGCAAACACAAGTAATATTCCTGATCCTACTCTTCCACCCACAGATATGATGAATAAGTTTCTACATCCAAACTGGTACGCTTTACCAACAACCACTTGGTTAGAATATGGCGATTATAAATCATGGGCTCcttcatttaatgaaaacGGAACTGTATTAGACTCTACTGCTCGTGGTTTAATTTGGttacaaaaaattggttatacaaatattttaaacaaagaaaatgagaaagtgaagaaacaaggagaagaagacgaagaagaacaaaaggGAGGAATAAAGGAACAGAAAggggaaaaaaaagtggaGGCGAAAGATCAAAGAGAAGGCGAAGTTATCACCGAAGATTCCGTCATCACGAATGAATCAAACAGTGGTGCatctgaaaatgaaatcagTACTCCCAATGATATCAAATTAGAAAACCTTTTTGAATGGACGCCAGGTAGTTttattgatgatgacgagAAAGAGGCATTTAAAAATGGTACACATAATAAATTAGTTGACTCAATTCTTCTGAAGATTAAAAGACTAAGAAAAGATAGAGTACAAAATAAGATTACAAAACCAAGTatagaagagaaaaaaatgtattTTAAAGTGAAAAGGTTATTGAGAGAAGTTCTATTGCAAAAACAAATCTCTAAACTGCCAATGAACCATTCTAAATTACTTCCTGTCCTACAGGCTAATTATAACGGTACGATTCCTGTTGTAAGAGCAACAACTGgtagaaagagaaaatataataagaATAAATGA
- the SMF3 gene encoding putative divalent metal ion transporter SMF3 (similar to Saccharomyces cerevisiae SMF3 (YLR034C); ancestral locus Anc_2.407), whose protein sequence is MSTELSQILRKFVKFLGPGIMVSVAYMDPGNYSTSVSGGAQYKYQLLFSIFISNIFAVVLQCLCIKLGTVTGRDLAENCRRHLPRKLNLTLYIFAELAIIATDLAEVVGTAIALQILFGIPLVWGVVLTVMDVLIILMFYNTDGRNMKTVRAFEIFVSVLVCCTCLCFVLEMFKISVPNKLELFRGFFPTKVIFKEKQALYISLGILGATVMPHSLYLGSSIVKPRLTEYDQKKYGRVEARPSLSAIKYALHYSYAELIISLFLIATFVNSAILIVAGSTLSGQPEAADADLLSIYELLVHFISPAAGLIFALAMLCSGQSAGIICTMAGQIVSEGFLEWSLPPWATRLCTRLIAIVPCLIVTFTMGERGISDILNLSQVVLSLILPIVSAPLIYFTANRKLMTVTDEYSDFDDEADENTPLNMDHKKVTDFTNSPWLTWIAIAIWATIGSLNCYLVVSFLLGADVHF, encoded by the coding sequence ATGTCTACTGAGTTATCACAGATACTACGTAAGTTTGTCAAGTTTCTGGGACCTGGTATAATGGTAAGTGTGGCCTATATGGACCCAGGTAACTATTCTACAAGTGTTTCTGGTGGTGCACAATACAAATACCAATTACTTTTCTCGATATTCATTTCAAACATATTTGCAGTCGTTTTACAATGTCTCTGTATTAAATTAGGCACAGTGACAGGTCGTGATCTAGCTGAAAATTGTAGACGTCATTTACCTagaaaattgaatctaACCCTCTACATTTTTGCAGAATTGGCCATTATCGCCACTGATTTGGCTGAAGTCGTCGGAACTGCTATAGCtttacaaattttatttgGCATTCCATTGGTTTGGGGTGTTGTTTTGACCGTTATGGACGTACTTATCATTTTAATGTTTTATAACACGGATGGAAGAAATATGAAAACTGTTAGAGCGTTTGAAATCTTTGTTAGTGTGCTGGTTTGTTGCACATGTCTATGCTTTGTCCTTGAAATGTTTAAGATTTCTGTTCCTAATAAGTTGGAATTATTCAGAGGCTTCTTCCCTACAAAAgttatcttcaaagaaaagcaaGCTCTTTATATCTCTTTAGGTATCTTAGGTGCCACAGTTATGCCTCATTCATTGTATTTAGGATCATCTATTGTTAAGCCAAGATTGACTGAGTATGATCAGAAGAAATACGGTAGAGTCGAAGCTCGTCCAAGTCTAAGTGCTATTAAATATGCTTTACACTATTCCTACGCGGAATTAATCATCTCATTATTCTTAATAGCAACTTTTGTCAATTCTGCTATTCTGATTGTTGCAGGTTCTACTTTATCAGGTCAACCAGAGGCTGCTGATGCAGATCTTTTGTCCATATACGAATTACTTGTTCATTTCATTTCACCAGCTGCCGGTTTGATTTTTGCTCTTGCAATGCTTTGTTCAGGCCAATCTGCCGGTATTATATGTACAATGGCCGGTCAAATTGTGTCTGAAGGTTTCCTAGAATGGTCTTTGCCGCCATGGGCCACAAGATTATGTACAAGATTAATCGCTATCGTCCCATGTTTAATTGTAACTTTTACCATGGGTGAACGTGGTATTTCTGACATACTAAACCTTTCACAAGTTGTATTGTCCTTAATTTTACCTATCGTTTCCGCCCcattaatttatttcaCGGCAAACAGAAAATTAATGACAGTTACTGATGAATATAGTGACTTCGATGACGAAGCTGATGAAAATACTCCCCTCAATATGGATCATAAAAAGGTTACTGATTTCACTAACAGTCCATGGTTAACTTGGATAGCAATTGCTATTTGGGCAACTATTGGTAGTTTGAACTGTTATCTagttgtttcttttttactTGGCGCAGATGTCCACTTTTAA
- the MLH2 gene encoding mismatch repair protein MLH2 (similar to Saccharomyces cerevisiae MLH2 (YLR035C); ancestral locus Anc_2.405): MVIKSIAADSKWKIVSSSFIYGPVPAIKELLDNSVDSQAKNIYVDIDSKTGGCEYISVRDDGSGVQPNDRDLMCVSHTTSKISDLGDLSKLTALGFRGDALFMLANLATEKGSLQITTRTSEDAIAEKWFVDKNGALKKNTLGKASSPKGTTVVIKKLLDGLPARKINVCVRTRKNMEELRQLINHYALIYREIRFCLSFVSVNKNGTTANRQLQQSIDTKLSRERVLSSIANLRKPICDNFIKSQDMCVNKYVSVELILPTMHPNSDILNSKKSMKFLSVNKRTMSLQLEFGRMINRILNSIYRKYLLLEPNIWYIDVTCDMKLTDINIEPMKDDILIKDFDLLTEQLTQAIEDFIVSELSLKQSQAATIRLSGKERIRNEVSEIDDVVDVSSDIQRETCGENTTLINDSVSKVYFVSGKQKESSDKRTDDKSLLLRKADRNLTAGTIVSEEDYEWSRNLLNDFAPTSQEGNNNQSSQLPSSLTYNYQDSNDFDDDLILSKDTSLSNPFVLTKMKNTMKHQPTVNFSQKIRQPSSNFDSLVAKKRKMSSPEVNSLDSQERAITEIRNEEEEGNSAKRQRIIEPTRRSVDVRKALAVFSEYTNSHCLVLDYNKPFDLESKKICAREESWVFEKTDQKLEDRGKDVIQFLNEHLRPKSDRPLCMTQTSNGWYIYG; the protein is encoded by the coding sequence ATGGTTATCAAATCAATAGCAGCAGATTCCAAGTGGAAAATAGTTTCAAGTTCCTTTATATACGGACCTGTTCCCGCAATAAAGGAGCTATTGGATAATAGCGTTGATTCACAAgctaaaaatatttatgtCGATATTGATTCCAAGACAGGTGGGTGTGAATACATAAGTGTAAGAGACGATGGATCAGGAGTGCAACCTAATGATAGGGATCTCATGTGCGTAAGTCATACGACTTCGAAAATAAGCGATTTAGGCGACCTATCGAAATTAACCGCCCTTGGTTTTAGAGGTGATGCACTATTTATGCTTGCTAACTTAGCAACAGAAAAGGGTTCTTTGCAAATAACTACAAGAACTTCGGAAGATGCAATTGCTGAGAAATGGTTTGTTGATAAAAATGGTGcattaaagaaaaacacTTTGGGCAAGGCATCAAGCCCAAAGGGTACGACCGTAGTGATTAAAAAGCTCCTGGATGGTCTACCTGCACGGAAAATTAATGTATGCGTGAGAACGAGGAAAAACATGGAAGAACTTCGACAGTTAATCAATCACTATGCTTTAATCTATAGGGAAATTCGTTTTTGTCTGTCATTTGTATCTGTGAATAAGAATGGAACTACGGCCAATAGACAATTACAACAGTCGATAGACACCAAGTTATCGCGAGAGCGTGTTCTTTCATCCATAGCGAACTTGAGAAAGCCCATTTGTGACAATTTCATAAAATCACAAGATATGTGCGTAAATAAGTATGTAAGCGTGGAACTTATTTTACCCACAATGCATCCAAACTCCGATATCCTTAATTCGAAAAAGAgtatgaaatttttatcagTGAATAAAAGAACCATGTCCTTACAATTAGAATTTGGTCGAATGATAAATAGAATTCTAAATTCCATTTATCGCAAATATCTTTTGTTAGAGCCTAATATTTGGTACATTGATGTTACATGTGATATGAAACTTACCGACATAAATATTGAGCCTATGAAAGATGATATACtaataaaagattttgatttactGACTGAACAGCTAACCCAGGCTATTGAAGACTTTATTGTTTCGGAACTTAGCCTTAAGCAATCTCAAGCTGCAACTATAAGGCTAAGTGGTAAGGAACGAATAAGAAATGAGGTTTCAGAAATAGATGATGTGGTGGATGTTAGTAGTGATATACAAAGAGAAACATGTGGTGAAAATACCACTTTGATAAATGATAGTGTGAGTAAGGTTTATTTTGTATCTGGAAAGCAAAAAGAAAGTAGCGATAAAAGAACTGATGATAAGAGTCTCCTATTACGTAAAGCAGATCGAAATTTGACTGCAGGAACAATCGTCTCTGAGGAAGATTATGAATGGTCACGcaatcttttgaatgattttgCGCCAACGAGTCAAGAAGGGAACAATAATCAGTCTTCGCAGTTACCTTCTTCATTGACATATAATTATCAAGATTCTAAcgattttgatgatgatttaatATTGTCGAAGGATACATCGTTATCGAATCCATTTGTTCTCacaaagatgaaaaatacCATGAAACATCAACCAACAGTAAATTTCTCGCAAAAAATTCGACAACCTTCTTCgaattttgattcattgGTTGCCAAGAAGCGCAAAATGTCATCTCCAGAAGTAAATTCATTAGACTCTCAAGAGAGGGCGATTACTGAGATAAGaaacgaagaagaagaaggaaattCAGCGAAACGTCAACGTATTATTGAACCCACACGAAGGAGTGTTGATGTACGAAAAGCTCTCGCGGTTTTCTCTGAATACACGAACAGCCATTGCCTGGTACTAGACTATAATAAGCCGTTTGACCTTGAGTCGAAAAAAATATGCGCAAGAGAGGAAAGCTGGGTATTTGAAAAGACGGATCAGAAACTTGAAGATCGAGGAAAAGACGTgatacaatttttgaatgaacATCTCCGACCAAAATCTGATAGACCTCTGTGCATGACTCAAACAAGTAATGGATGGTATATATACGGATAA
- the COX12 gene encoding cytochrome c oxidase subunit VIb (similar to Saccharomyces cerevisiae COX12 (YLR038C); ancestral locus Anc_2.403), giving the protein MSEESQETQGDSPLHTVGFDARFPNQNQTKHCWQAYVDYHKCINLKGEDFAPCKTFWRTYSSLCPVDWIEKWDDQREKGVFAGDINP; this is encoded by the coding sequence ATGAGTGAAGAAAGTCAAGAGACTCAAGGTGATTCTCCTCTACATACTGTCGGGTTCGATGCCAGATTTCCAAACCAAAATCAAACTAAACACTGCTGGCAAGCATATGTCGACTATCATAAATGTATCAATCTAAAAGGAGAAGATTTTGCCCCATGTAAGACATTTTGGAGGACATATTCTTCGTTATGTCCCGTAGATTGGATCGAAAAATGGGATGATCAGAGAGAGAAGGGGGTATTCGCTGGCGACATCAACCCATGA